The Megalobrama amblycephala isolate DHTTF-2021 linkage group LG13, ASM1881202v1, whole genome shotgun sequence genome contains a region encoding:
- the wu:fe05a04 gene encoding zinc finger and BTB domain-containing protein 41 isoform X2: MSEFTLDIQLTELGFSSWNFPLCEPQSVKETFLPTPNSIEKPAPETEIHVDCHEDASLVPSASAEKSFLLDHQYSSPFKHDSSSKEETAQGNSKIISTEKKDKVICTSWKRERREGTEQRNNNDEQSEQEEKKNNEKEQNCSEVSQEASSVTTDDVISGEEKTDEEVEFVLTDDDVEEEEEEEEEEEDDEEEEEDDDDVSWPETNGCAENEENRCHVCDLTFSSLFLLREHLNMHTGVRPYRCDECGKQFCQLVNYRTHLRSHSQKASIHCRVCSTIFETEEQLQQHLDTNHFEKEFYQCDFCKQIFTDLDVCKGHVEAHRQQAKRHLCLKCGSSFRLRNSLLRHLEWHSRGIFSCSDCERTFSSKASLLRHSFSHLGVLPYTCLKCKRHFRLPSLYHGHECKPESIQCMACLVFFQSQEDFDKHKKDTGCWGHQGALPTKTDEIRCMECGQVFASIEELKKHGSTHQRVLKCSECGMGFRSSLMLMSHMGGHAAQRPCLCQDCGLGFPHQQGYDSHLKTCGIVTPPVASVKKPKLKPTPSPQIMKPIAPNIVFQTIAQASNPVTFSNSLKEVRMVPLADQNKSADGTWKLTLNKEPPPGMPLVMLVPVSTTQYSSTSGPAKTSQNFLPSSLVLETPSSAPHVISMPVVPPGTVISKEAEKDNVEPCRTNIPSNTLIPVESLDCSSKKKWTIVEDQGFVQVFSTENVKAGEQAAGVAEANQGMNGVENEQKNQSNMKPNALRDEKTGCSSDAASLNPTRPVTPLRLIKVNEEKDDDNIKKKSPNLNDGDSSVMADVQVSVPFMRKSEKQMLDKQDSRDLRFFKEVKPSDRMCAESQMEFTMMGDKSENGPQGQNESGFDVEVEINEDVDLSSMEVEIGDEDSGVDMLDGELHECVTCGQVLPEKDMIQHYMKHAAVTDSPERSPTNCPSHTTEQSPPCSPSRKRLRSGTEL; the protein is encoded by the exons ATGTCAGAGTTTACCCTCGATATCCAGCTGACAGAGTTGGGATTTTCAAGCTGGAATTTCCCTCTCTGTGAGCCACAGAGTGTTAAGGAGACATTTTTGCCCACCCCGAACAGCATTGAAAAGCCAGCACCTGAGACTGAAATACATGTAGACTGTCATGAAGATGCCAGCCTTGTCCCGAGTGCATCGGCTGAAAAAAGCTTTCTGCTGGACCATCAGTATTCCTCTCCCTTCAAGCATGACTCTTCATCTAAAGAGGAAACTGCTCAAGGTAATTCAAAAATCATTTCCACAGAGAAGAAGGATAAAGTCATTTGCACTTCGTGgaaaagagaaagaagagaGGGGACAGAACAGAGAAACAATAACGACGAGCAAAGTGAAcaagaggaaaagaaaaataatgaaaaggAACAGAATTGTTCAGAGGTGAGCCAGGAAGCCTCCAGTGTTACAACGGATGACGTTATATCTGGTGAAGAAAAGACTGATGAGGAGGTGGAATTTGTTTTGACTGATGATGATgttgaggaggaggaggaggaagaagaagaagaggaagatgatgaggaggaagaagaagatGACGATGATGTTTCCTGGCCAG AGACAAATGGATGTGCAGAGAATGAAGAGAATCGCTGCCATGTGTGTGATCTTACCTTCTCTTCTCTCTTCTTACTCCgagaacatttaaatatgcatacgGGTGTTCGCCCCTACCGCTGCGATGAATGTGGCAAGCAGTTCTGCCAGTTAGTCAATTACCGCACTCACCTTCGCTCCCACTCGCAAAAGGCCTCTATCCACTGTCGTGTTTGCTCAACCATCTTTGAGACCGAGGAACAGCTCCAGCAACACTTGGACACGAACCATTTTGAAAAAGAGTTCTATCAGTGTGATTTTTGCAAGCAGATTTTCACTGACCTAGATGTGTGCAAGGGTCACGTAGAAGCACACAGGCAACAGGCGAAACGACATTTGTGCCTCAAATGCGGCTCCAGTTTTCGCCTTCGTAACTCGCTGCTCCGTCACTTGGAATGGCACAGCAGAGGCATCTTCTCCTGCTCGGACTGTGAGCGGACCTTCTCCAGCAAGGCTTCTCTGTTACGCCACAGTTTCTCTCACTTGGGCGTCTTGCCGTATACGTGTCTAAAGTGCAAACGTCATTTCCGCTTGCCCTCTCTCTACCACGGCCACGAGTGTAAGCCGGAGAGCATTCAGTGCATGGCATGTTTGGTTTTCTTTCAGAGTCAGGAGGACTTTGACAAGCATAAGAAGGACACAGGATGCTGGGGTCATCAAGGGGCTTTGCCTACCAAGACAGACGAGATCCGCTGCATGGAGTGTGGCCAAGTCTTTGCAAGCATTGAGGAATTAAAGAAGCATGGGAGCACTCACCAGAGGGTCCTAAAATGTTCTGAATGTGGGATGGGTTTCCGCTCGTCACTCATGCTTATGTCACACATGGGAGGGCATGCGGCACAGCGGCCGTGTCTCTGCCAGGACTGTGGCCTGGGCTTCCCGCATCAACAGGGTTATGATAGCCACCTAAAAACGTGTGGAATAGTAACGCCACCTGTg GCTTCTGTGAAGAAACCCAAACTGAAACCAACTCCCTCTCCACAAATAATGAAACCAATTGCACCTAACATAGTCTTCCAAACTATCGCTCAGGCCTCAAATCCTGTCACATTCTCCAATAGCTTGAAGGAGGTCCGCATGGTTCCGTTAGCTGACCAGAATAAGTCTGCTGATGGTACGTGGAAGCTTACCTTAAATAAAGAGCCTCCTCCAGGTATGCCTTTAGTCATGCTTGTGCCAGTTTCCACTACACAGTACTCCTCTACCTCAGGTCCTGCCAAGACATCCCAAAACTTTTTACCATCCTCTCTGGTCTTAGAAACACCTTCATCTGCTCCACATGTAATTTCCATGCCGGTGGTCCCGCCTGGCACTGTTATTAGCAAAGAGGCAGAGAAAGACAACGTAGAGCCCTGCAGAACCAACATTCCTTCAAATACACTCATTCCAGTGGAAAGTCTTGACTGTTCCTCTAAGAAGAAGTGGACCATTGTAGAAGATCAGGGTTTTGTTCAAGTTTTTAGTACAGAAAATGTAAAGGCAGGTGAACAGGCTGCAGGTGTAGCGGAAGCGAATCAGGGAATGAACGGGGTGGAGAATGAGCAGAAAAATCAatcaaatatgaagcctaatgCATTGAGGGATGAAAAAACAGGGTGTTCATCAGATGCTGCATCTCTCAATCCCACGCGCCCCGTGACACCATTACGCCTAATAAAGGTCAATGAGGAGAAGGATGATGACAACATCAAGAAAAAGTCTCCAAATTTGAATGACGGCGACTCGTCTGTTATGGCAGACGTACAAGTTAGTGTGCCTTTCATGAGGAAATCAGAGAAGCAAATGCTGGATAAGCAGGACAGTAGAGATCTGAGATTTTTCAAAGAAGTCAAGCCATCTGACAGGATGTGTGCAGAGTCACAAATGGAATTTACCATGATGGGGGACAAATCAGAAAATGGTCCGCAGGGGCAAAACGAATCTGGTTTCGATGTAGAGGTGGAAATTAATGAAGATGTGGATTTGAGCAGTATGGAAGTGGAGATTGGTGATGAAGACAGCGGAGTGGATATGTTGGACGGTGAGCTTCATGAATGTGTGACTTGTGGACAAGTCCTTCCTGAAAAAGATATGATCCAGCACTACATGAAGCATGCGGCCGTCACCGACAGTCCTGAGCGCTCTCCTACTAACTGTCCCTCTCACACTACAGAACAATCCCCTCCATGTAGCCCATCAAGAAAAAGACTACGATCTGGTACAGAGTTGTGA
- the hcst gene encoding hematopoietic cell signal transducer codes for MTKKGFAFFFLSLLAMASAAEDRGTCFGVGPGTIAGIILADVAVTVLIVTTTYWYASKRRQKKENADEVYMNVRANCKT; via the exons atgacaaaGAAAGgctttgcattttttttcctctctctgttAG CTATGGCCAGTGCTGCTGAAG ACAGAGGCACATGCTTTGGTGTCGGCCCTGGCACTATAGCAGGTATTATATTAGCTGATGTTGCAGTGACGGTTCTCATTGTTACTACCACCTACTGGTATGCCAGCAAGCGcagacaaaagaaagaaaatg CTGACGAAGTCTACATGAATGTCAGAGCAAACTGCAAAACATGA
- the wu:fe05a04 gene encoding zinc finger and BTB domain-containing protein 41 isoform X1, producing the protein MSTLIGFLLRPHYAPLLQMATSTFQSDTMSEFTLDIQLTELGFSSWNFPLCEPQSVKETFLPTPNSIEKPAPETEIHVDCHEDASLVPSASAEKSFLLDHQYSSPFKHDSSSKEETAQGNSKIISTEKKDKVICTSWKRERREGTEQRNNNDEQSEQEEKKNNEKEQNCSEVSQEASSVTTDDVISGEEKTDEEVEFVLTDDDVEEEEEEEEEEEDDEEEEEDDDDVSWPETNGCAENEENRCHVCDLTFSSLFLLREHLNMHTGVRPYRCDECGKQFCQLVNYRTHLRSHSQKASIHCRVCSTIFETEEQLQQHLDTNHFEKEFYQCDFCKQIFTDLDVCKGHVEAHRQQAKRHLCLKCGSSFRLRNSLLRHLEWHSRGIFSCSDCERTFSSKASLLRHSFSHLGVLPYTCLKCKRHFRLPSLYHGHECKPESIQCMACLVFFQSQEDFDKHKKDTGCWGHQGALPTKTDEIRCMECGQVFASIEELKKHGSTHQRVLKCSECGMGFRSSLMLMSHMGGHAAQRPCLCQDCGLGFPHQQGYDSHLKTCGIVTPPVASVKKPKLKPTPSPQIMKPIAPNIVFQTIAQASNPVTFSNSLKEVRMVPLADQNKSADGTWKLTLNKEPPPGMPLVMLVPVSTTQYSSTSGPAKTSQNFLPSSLVLETPSSAPHVISMPVVPPGTVISKEAEKDNVEPCRTNIPSNTLIPVESLDCSSKKKWTIVEDQGFVQVFSTENVKAGEQAAGVAEANQGMNGVENEQKNQSNMKPNALRDEKTGCSSDAASLNPTRPVTPLRLIKVNEEKDDDNIKKKSPNLNDGDSSVMADVQVSVPFMRKSEKQMLDKQDSRDLRFFKEVKPSDRMCAESQMEFTMMGDKSENGPQGQNESGFDVEVEINEDVDLSSMEVEIGDEDSGVDMLDGELHECVTCGQVLPEKDMIQHYMKHAAVTDSPERSPTNCPSHTTEQSPPCSPSRKRLRSGTEL; encoded by the exons ATGTCCACTTTAATTGGCTTTTTGTTAAGACCGCACTACGCTCCCCTCCTACAGATGGCGACATCAACATTCCAATCAG ACACCATGTCAGAGTTTACCCTCGATATCCAGCTGACAGAGTTGGGATTTTCAAGCTGGAATTTCCCTCTCTGTGAGCCACAGAGTGTTAAGGAGACATTTTTGCCCACCCCGAACAGCATTGAAAAGCCAGCACCTGAGACTGAAATACATGTAGACTGTCATGAAGATGCCAGCCTTGTCCCGAGTGCATCGGCTGAAAAAAGCTTTCTGCTGGACCATCAGTATTCCTCTCCCTTCAAGCATGACTCTTCATCTAAAGAGGAAACTGCTCAAGGTAATTCAAAAATCATTTCCACAGAGAAGAAGGATAAAGTCATTTGCACTTCGTGgaaaagagaaagaagagaGGGGACAGAACAGAGAAACAATAACGACGAGCAAAGTGAAcaagaggaaaagaaaaataatgaaaaggAACAGAATTGTTCAGAGGTGAGCCAGGAAGCCTCCAGTGTTACAACGGATGACGTTATATCTGGTGAAGAAAAGACTGATGAGGAGGTGGAATTTGTTTTGACTGATGATGATgttgaggaggaggaggaggaagaagaagaagaggaagatgatgaggaggaagaagaagatGACGATGATGTTTCCTGGCCAG AGACAAATGGATGTGCAGAGAATGAAGAGAATCGCTGCCATGTGTGTGATCTTACCTTCTCTTCTCTCTTCTTACTCCgagaacatttaaatatgcatacgGGTGTTCGCCCCTACCGCTGCGATGAATGTGGCAAGCAGTTCTGCCAGTTAGTCAATTACCGCACTCACCTTCGCTCCCACTCGCAAAAGGCCTCTATCCACTGTCGTGTTTGCTCAACCATCTTTGAGACCGAGGAACAGCTCCAGCAACACTTGGACACGAACCATTTTGAAAAAGAGTTCTATCAGTGTGATTTTTGCAAGCAGATTTTCACTGACCTAGATGTGTGCAAGGGTCACGTAGAAGCACACAGGCAACAGGCGAAACGACATTTGTGCCTCAAATGCGGCTCCAGTTTTCGCCTTCGTAACTCGCTGCTCCGTCACTTGGAATGGCACAGCAGAGGCATCTTCTCCTGCTCGGACTGTGAGCGGACCTTCTCCAGCAAGGCTTCTCTGTTACGCCACAGTTTCTCTCACTTGGGCGTCTTGCCGTATACGTGTCTAAAGTGCAAACGTCATTTCCGCTTGCCCTCTCTCTACCACGGCCACGAGTGTAAGCCGGAGAGCATTCAGTGCATGGCATGTTTGGTTTTCTTTCAGAGTCAGGAGGACTTTGACAAGCATAAGAAGGACACAGGATGCTGGGGTCATCAAGGGGCTTTGCCTACCAAGACAGACGAGATCCGCTGCATGGAGTGTGGCCAAGTCTTTGCAAGCATTGAGGAATTAAAGAAGCATGGGAGCACTCACCAGAGGGTCCTAAAATGTTCTGAATGTGGGATGGGTTTCCGCTCGTCACTCATGCTTATGTCACACATGGGAGGGCATGCGGCACAGCGGCCGTGTCTCTGCCAGGACTGTGGCCTGGGCTTCCCGCATCAACAGGGTTATGATAGCCACCTAAAAACGTGTGGAATAGTAACGCCACCTGTg GCTTCTGTGAAGAAACCCAAACTGAAACCAACTCCCTCTCCACAAATAATGAAACCAATTGCACCTAACATAGTCTTCCAAACTATCGCTCAGGCCTCAAATCCTGTCACATTCTCCAATAGCTTGAAGGAGGTCCGCATGGTTCCGTTAGCTGACCAGAATAAGTCTGCTGATGGTACGTGGAAGCTTACCTTAAATAAAGAGCCTCCTCCAGGTATGCCTTTAGTCATGCTTGTGCCAGTTTCCACTACACAGTACTCCTCTACCTCAGGTCCTGCCAAGACATCCCAAAACTTTTTACCATCCTCTCTGGTCTTAGAAACACCTTCATCTGCTCCACATGTAATTTCCATGCCGGTGGTCCCGCCTGGCACTGTTATTAGCAAAGAGGCAGAGAAAGACAACGTAGAGCCCTGCAGAACCAACATTCCTTCAAATACACTCATTCCAGTGGAAAGTCTTGACTGTTCCTCTAAGAAGAAGTGGACCATTGTAGAAGATCAGGGTTTTGTTCAAGTTTTTAGTACAGAAAATGTAAAGGCAGGTGAACAGGCTGCAGGTGTAGCGGAAGCGAATCAGGGAATGAACGGGGTGGAGAATGAGCAGAAAAATCAatcaaatatgaagcctaatgCATTGAGGGATGAAAAAACAGGGTGTTCATCAGATGCTGCATCTCTCAATCCCACGCGCCCCGTGACACCATTACGCCTAATAAAGGTCAATGAGGAGAAGGATGATGACAACATCAAGAAAAAGTCTCCAAATTTGAATGACGGCGACTCGTCTGTTATGGCAGACGTACAAGTTAGTGTGCCTTTCATGAGGAAATCAGAGAAGCAAATGCTGGATAAGCAGGACAGTAGAGATCTGAGATTTTTCAAAGAAGTCAAGCCATCTGACAGGATGTGTGCAGAGTCACAAATGGAATTTACCATGATGGGGGACAAATCAGAAAATGGTCCGCAGGGGCAAAACGAATCTGGTTTCGATGTAGAGGTGGAAATTAATGAAGATGTGGATTTGAGCAGTATGGAAGTGGAGATTGGTGATGAAGACAGCGGAGTGGATATGTTGGACGGTGAGCTTCATGAATGTGTGACTTGTGGACAAGTCCTTCCTGAAAAAGATATGATCCAGCACTACATGAAGCATGCGGCCGTCACCGACAGTCCTGAGCGCTCTCCTACTAACTGTCCCTCTCACACTACAGAACAATCCCCTCCATGTAGCCCATCAAGAAAAAGACTACGATCTGGTACAGAGTTGTGA